In Micromonospora sp. NBC_01813, the following are encoded in one genomic region:
- a CDS encoding ATP-dependent Clp protease proteolytic subunit, which yields MRHTSPAMAADSAATAFGDQVYQQLLKERVIFLGTQVDDNSANTICAQMLLLAAEDSERDIFLYINSPGGVISAGMAVYDTMHYIGNDVATVGLGLAGSMGQFLLCAGAPGKRYALPHTRIMMHQLSGGMGGTAADIAIQAENMLHIKRTTIERIAFHTGRTREEIERDSDRDRWFTAEQAREYGIIDQVIATTAQLSGTGGVTT from the coding sequence ATGCGGCACACCAGTCCCGCGATGGCTGCGGACAGCGCGGCAACCGCCTTCGGCGACCAGGTCTACCAACAGCTGCTCAAGGAGCGGGTGATCTTTCTCGGCACCCAGGTCGACGACAATTCGGCGAACACGATCTGCGCTCAGATGCTGCTGCTGGCGGCCGAGGACAGCGAGCGCGACATCTTTCTCTACATCAACTCGCCGGGCGGGGTGATCAGCGCCGGCATGGCCGTCTACGACACGATGCACTACATCGGCAACGACGTTGCGACGGTCGGGCTCGGCCTCGCCGGGTCGATGGGCCAGTTCCTGCTCTGCGCCGGTGCGCCCGGCAAGCGGTACGCCCTGCCGCACACCCGGATCATGATGCACCAGCTCTCCGGCGGGATGGGCGGCACCGCCGCCGACATCGCCATCCAGGCCGAGAACATGCTCCACATCAAGCGGACGACGATCGAGCGAATCGCGTTCCACACCGGGCGCACCCGCGAGGAGATCGAGCGGGACTCCGACCGGGACCGGTGGTTCACCGCCGAACAGGCCCGCGAGTACGGCATCATCGACCAGGTGATCGCCACGACGGCGCAGTTGTCCGGCACCGGTGGTGTCACCACCTGA
- the tuf gene encoding elongation factor Tu: MAKSQFVRAKPHLNIGTMGHVDHGKTTLTAAITKVLADRDPAVNRFVSFDGIDRAPEEVSRGITINISHVEYETRTRHYAHVDMPGHADFVKNMITGAAQVDGAILVVSALDGAMPQTREHVLLARRVGVPYLVVAMNKADAVDDPDLLDLVELEVRELVAEYGFPGEEVPVVRVSALRALEGDPRWVESIVELLDAVDRYVPVPPRELGEPFLMPIENVLTISGRGTVVTGAVERGMLRLGDQVEVVGLGPTLSSVATGLETFGKSLDTAEAGDNAAVLLRGVKRDQVQRGQVLALPGSVTPHQRFRARLYVLTTAEGGRHTPFFANYRPQFYFRTTDVVGSVDLAGGEMAMPGDTVELTVELGKPVAMDVGLGFAVREGGRTVAAGTVTALLD; the protein is encoded by the coding sequence ATGGCCAAGAGTCAGTTCGTGCGCGCGAAGCCGCACCTCAACATCGGCACGATGGGTCACGTCGACCACGGCAAGACGACCCTGACCGCCGCGATCACCAAGGTCCTCGCCGACCGGGACCCCGCCGTCAACCGGTTCGTCTCCTTCGACGGCATCGACCGGGCGCCGGAGGAGGTGTCGCGGGGCATCACCATCAACATCTCGCACGTCGAGTACGAGACGCGGACCCGGCACTACGCGCACGTGGACATGCCAGGCCACGCCGACTTCGTCAAGAACATGATCACCGGTGCGGCCCAGGTCGACGGGGCGATCCTGGTCGTCTCGGCGCTCGACGGGGCGATGCCGCAGACCCGGGAGCACGTGCTGCTCGCCCGCCGGGTCGGGGTGCCGTACCTGGTGGTGGCGATGAACAAGGCCGACGCGGTCGACGACCCGGACTTGCTGGACCTGGTCGAGCTCGAGGTCCGCGAGCTCGTCGCCGAGTACGGCTTCCCCGGCGAGGAGGTGCCGGTGGTACGCGTGTCGGCGCTGCGGGCACTCGAGGGCGACCCTCGGTGGGTGGAGTCCATCGTGGAGCTGCTCGACGCCGTCGACCGGTACGTCCCGGTGCCGCCACGTGAGCTCGGCGAGCCGTTCCTGATGCCGATCGAGAACGTGCTGACGATCTCCGGCCGGGGGACCGTGGTGACCGGCGCGGTCGAGCGCGGCATGCTGCGGCTCGGCGACCAGGTGGAGGTGGTCGGCCTCGGTCCGACGCTGTCCAGCGTGGCGACCGGGCTGGAGACGTTCGGCAAGTCGCTGGACACCGCCGAGGCCGGCGACAACGCGGCCGTACTGCTGCGCGGGGTCAAGCGCGACCAGGTGCAGCGCGGTCAGGTGCTGGCGCTGCCGGGCAGCGTCACGCCGCACCAACGGTTCCGGGCCCGGCTGTACGTGCTGACCACCGCCGAGGGTGGGCGGCACACGCCGTTCTTCGCGAACTACCGGCCGCAGTTCTACTTCCGGACCACGGACGTGGTCGGGTCGGTGGACCTCGCCGGTGGCGAGATGGCGATGCCGGGCGACACCGTCGAGCTGACGGTGGAGTTGGGCAAGCCGGTCGCGATGGACGTCGGGCTCGGCTTCGCGGTCCGCGAAGGTGGCCGTACGGTCGCCGCCGGCACGGTGACCGCACTGCTCGACTGA
- a CDS encoding TIGR03885 family FMN-dependent LLM class oxidoreductase, producing the protein MTPVFGLHCSHEQIHPTRLLDAVVRAEQAGFDAAMASDHFAPWSERQGHSGYVWSWLGAALQATGLPFGVVNAPGQRYHPAIVAQAIGTLSAMYPGRFWAALGTGENANEHITGDAWPRKDVRSARLRESVDVIRALLAGEEVSHDGLITVDRARVWTRPDDPAPLLGAAVSVATARWCADWADGLITVNAPVEHLREVVDAYRGAGGRGRMVLQVHLSWARDEAQAEAIAHDQWRTNIFAPPVAWDLATPEHFDVVGNGVTIEQVRRTVNVSADLSRHVDQLASYVSLGFDEIYLHHVGREQDEFIDVFGAEVLPKLRTG; encoded by the coding sequence ATGACCCCCGTCTTCGGCTTGCACTGCTCCCACGAACAGATCCATCCCACTCGGCTGCTCGACGCGGTGGTCCGCGCCGAGCAGGCCGGGTTCGATGCCGCGATGGCGTCGGACCATTTCGCGCCGTGGAGCGAGCGGCAGGGCCACTCCGGGTACGTCTGGTCCTGGCTCGGAGCAGCGCTGCAGGCCACCGGGCTGCCGTTCGGCGTGGTGAACGCCCCCGGGCAGCGTTACCACCCGGCGATCGTCGCGCAGGCGATCGGCACCCTGTCGGCGATGTACCCGGGGCGGTTCTGGGCGGCGCTCGGCACCGGCGAGAACGCCAACGAGCACATCACCGGGGACGCCTGGCCGCGCAAGGACGTCCGGTCGGCCCGGCTACGGGAGAGCGTCGACGTCATCCGGGCGCTGCTGGCAGGCGAGGAGGTCAGCCACGACGGCCTGATCACTGTGGACCGTGCCCGGGTGTGGACCCGGCCGGACGATCCGGCACCGCTGCTCGGGGCGGCGGTCAGCGTGGCCACCGCCCGCTGGTGCGCCGACTGGGCGGACGGGCTGATCACCGTCAACGCGCCGGTCGAGCACCTGCGGGAAGTGGTAGACGCCTACCGTGGTGCCGGCGGTCGTGGCCGGATGGTGCTTCAGGTGCACCTGAGCTGGGCGCGGGACGAGGCGCAGGCCGAGGCGATCGCGCACGACCAGTGGCGGACCAACATCTTCGCCCCGCCGGTGGCGTGGGACCTGGCCACGCCGGAGCACTTCGACGTGGTCGGCAACGGCGTCACCATCGAGCAGGTACGCCGTACCGTGAACGTGTCGGCGGACCTGTCCCGCCACGTCGACCAACTCGCCTCCTATGTCTCGCTCGGCTTCGACGAGATCTACCTGCATCACGTCGGCCGGGAGCAGGACGAGTTCATCGACGTCTTCGGCGCCGAGGTGCTGCCGAAGCTGCGTACCGGCTGA
- a CDS encoding DUF6343 family protein, translating to MATKSQPKGARGTVGHANSALNLRLAMASFGLVFCVVIGFLAWRADLVAGAVILWILAAIAVVDLVVIQRRRRARRQEEPGVRHSLFE from the coding sequence ATGGCTACGAAATCGCAGCCCAAGGGGGCAAGAGGGACTGTCGGTCACGCCAACAGCGCCTTGAATCTGCGGCTGGCGATGGCCAGCTTTGGACTGGTCTTCTGCGTGGTGATCGGATTTCTGGCCTGGCGGGCGGATCTGGTGGCCGGTGCGGTGATTCTGTGGATTCTGGCGGCGATCGCCGTGGTCGACCTGGTCGTCATCCAGCGGCGTCGCCGGGCCCGCAGGCAGGAGGAACCGGGCGTACGGCATTCGCTGTTCGAATGA
- a CDS encoding 3-oxoacyl-ACP synthase III family protein, with translation MNIPSPSGWPTPRVGITGVGVSLPDQVLATADLQDRIAAASDIPLPPGLFGTITGIEQRRVAGDDEYTSTFAVRAARQALTAAGRTPADIDLLLFASAGRDLVEPATAHIVQAELGSSAHALDVTNACNSFINGIDLARSMVLAGRARRALVVTGETPTRVMRPKLDSMAQARTAFAGYTFGDGGAAVLLEPVRRGGIVDIDTETRSEHWSVGGIFGGGSRHPRGDDEHTYFHGDGHALRGVFERIGTDILHRVRQRTGWDWVDYERVLVHQVSVPYLERFIEVTGVPKEKLEVTVTELGNLASATLGVQLARIDAELRPGDRVLAIGLGGGVSVMTMVWEKP, from the coding sequence ATGAACATTCCGTCGCCGTCGGGGTGGCCCACCCCCCGGGTCGGCATCACCGGGGTCGGTGTCAGCCTTCCCGACCAGGTCCTCGCCACCGCAGACCTGCAGGACCGCATCGCCGCGGCCAGCGACATCCCGCTGCCACCGGGGCTGTTCGGCACCATCACCGGGATCGAACAACGCCGGGTCGCCGGCGACGACGAGTACACCTCGACCTTCGCCGTCCGCGCCGCCCGTCAGGCGCTCACCGCAGCCGGACGCACCCCCGCCGACATCGACCTGCTGCTGTTCGCCTCGGCCGGACGCGACCTGGTCGAGCCGGCGACCGCGCACATCGTGCAGGCCGAACTGGGCAGCTCAGCCCACGCGTTGGACGTCACCAACGCCTGCAACAGCTTCATCAACGGCATCGACCTGGCCCGGTCGATGGTCCTCGCCGGCCGGGCCCGCCGGGCGCTGGTCGTCACCGGTGAGACACCGACCCGGGTGATGCGTCCGAAGCTCGACAGCATGGCGCAGGCCCGGACGGCGTTCGCCGGTTACACGTTCGGTGATGGCGGGGCGGCGGTGCTGCTCGAACCGGTGCGTCGCGGCGGCATCGTCGACATCGACACCGAGACCCGGTCGGAGCACTGGTCGGTCGGCGGCATCTTCGGCGGCGGGTCGCGCCACCCGCGCGGCGACGACGAGCACACCTACTTCCACGGCGACGGGCACGCCCTGCGGGGGGTGTTCGAACGGATCGGCACCGACATCCTGCACCGGGTACGTCAGCGCACCGGCTGGGACTGGGTCGACTACGAGCGCGTCCTGGTGCACCAGGTGAGCGTGCCGTACCTGGAGAGGTTCATCGAGGTGACCGGGGTGCCGAAGGAGAAGCTGGAGGTGACGGTCACCGAGTTGGGCAACCTGGCCAGCGCCACCCTCGGCGTGCAACTGGCCCGGATCGACGCCGAGCTGCGCCCCGGCGACCGGGTGTTGGCGATCGGGCTCGGCGGCGGCGTCAGTGTCATGACGATGGTCTGGGAGAAGCCGTGA
- a CDS encoding glycosyltransferase family 2 protein, which yields MTSTVEQSRGGSAPTVDGPLWVVVPAYQERSRIGATLAALAAQTDRDFTLVVVDNGSTDGTAAVVEDFATRAPFPVRLLHEPQKGVGAAVDTGFRYAIAHGARLLARTDADCLPHPGWVAAARAGLVGGAGLVCGAIRARRDEHGPLGRAGFRVLVFLAASFGRLRPAHRRTGGYLAPYRMHAGNNMAVTAELYQACGGMPRRPSPTDRTFLNRVRRTTPAIIHRRDMVVENSTRRLRAYGIRRTAAWYLDQGSGPLTEDPR from the coding sequence GTGACCAGCACGGTGGAACAGTCGCGCGGCGGGTCGGCGCCGACCGTCGATGGACCACTGTGGGTGGTGGTGCCGGCGTACCAGGAGCGGTCCCGCATCGGCGCCACGCTGGCCGCGCTCGCCGCACAGACCGACCGGGACTTCACCCTGGTGGTGGTCGACAACGGTTCCACCGACGGCACCGCCGCCGTGGTCGAGGACTTCGCCACCCGGGCGCCGTTTCCGGTCCGGCTGCTGCACGAACCGCAAAAGGGCGTCGGCGCCGCCGTCGACACCGGTTTCCGGTACGCCATCGCGCACGGCGCGCGGCTGCTGGCCCGCACCGACGCCGACTGTCTGCCGCACCCCGGCTGGGTGGCGGCGGCCCGCGCCGGCCTGGTCGGCGGCGCCGGGCTGGTCTGCGGGGCGATCCGGGCCCGACGTGACGAGCACGGGCCGCTGGGCCGGGCCGGGTTCCGGGTGCTGGTGTTCCTCGCCGCGTCCTTCGGACGGCTCCGCCCGGCGCACCGGCGCACCGGCGGCTACCTGGCGCCGTACCGGATGCACGCCGGCAACAACATGGCGGTCACCGCCGAGCTCTACCAGGCCTGCGGTGGGATGCCGCGCCGGCCGTCGCCGACGGACCGGACCTTCCTCAACCGGGTACGCCGCACCACCCCGGCGATCATCCACCGCCGCGACATGGTGGTGGAGAACTCGACCCGCCGGCTGCGGGCGTACGGCATCCGCCGTACCGCCGCCTGGTACCTCGACCAGGGCAGCGGCCCGCTCACCGAGGATCCGCGGTGA
- a CDS encoding class I adenylate-forming enzyme family protein: protein MLDRLDAVLRADRHRPALLTAAPLTGRPRVLASAGELAELADRYAAALHRHGLAAGDTLGVAVRPGPRSLAVLLAAYRLGLRVAVLDPTAGPQVLTARLALARPALVLADAAAQAVAGWAGPLARRAHLALPDLTRIAPVRTVGRRLPGCAAALPAGSGPMPAVFDGDGDAVIIFTSGTTSQPRAVVHSRAGLAAGMRAVTALVDPVAGVPVLGGMFFVLVPALAAGAPVALPARSAAALARQVARLRPQATYLTPPQLRSLLARSPRLTGQVFSGSAPVSAELLGRVKRAGADRAYGVYALTELFPAAAAEEAEKAAYGGDGDLVGAPLPGVAARIDDAGQVWLTGPGQADRYLGEPPLTEVATGDVGRLDGGRLVLAGRCKDMVLRAAENIYPGLYEPALHVPGVALAVLVGVPAGDGDEQLVALVEPEAGADPGQLRTALRPVLDRMGAARPDRLVFARVPLSGRSRKPDRRAAALLVATETRDG from the coding sequence ATGCTGGATCGACTCGATGCCGTGCTGCGGGCCGACCGGCACCGCCCGGCGCTGCTGACCGCCGCACCGCTGACCGGCCGCCCCCGGGTGCTCGCCAGCGCCGGGGAGCTGGCAGAGCTCGCCGACCGGTACGCCGCCGCGCTGCACCGGCACGGGCTGGCCGCCGGAGACACCCTCGGGGTGGCGGTGCGGCCCGGTCCCCGGTCGCTGGCGGTGCTGCTGGCCGCGTACCGCCTGGGGTTGCGGGTGGCGGTGCTCGACCCGACGGCCGGCCCGCAGGTGCTGACCGCCCGGCTGGCGCTGGCCCGCCCGGCACTGGTGTTGGCGGACGCGGCGGCGCAGGCGGTGGCCGGTTGGGCCGGTCCGCTGGCCCGCCGCGCCCATCTGGCGCTGCCCGATCTGACGCGGATCGCCCCGGTGCGCACCGTCGGCCGCCGGTTGCCCGGCTGCGCGGCGGCGCTGCCGGCGGGGAGCGGCCCGATGCCGGCGGTGTTCGACGGCGACGGCGACGCGGTGATCATCTTCACGTCGGGGACGACCAGCCAGCCACGGGCGGTGGTGCACTCCCGCGCCGGACTGGCGGCCGGGATGCGGGCGGTCACCGCGCTGGTCGACCCGGTGGCGGGAGTGCCGGTGCTCGGCGGAATGTTCTTCGTGCTGGTGCCGGCGTTGGCCGCCGGAGCCCCGGTGGCGTTGCCGGCCCGGTCGGCGGCGGCGCTGGCCCGGCAGGTGGCCCGGCTGCGCCCGCAGGCGACCTATCTGACCCCGCCGCAGCTGCGGTCGTTGCTCGCCCGCTCCCCCCGGCTGACCGGTCAGGTGTTCAGCGGCTCGGCCCCGGTCAGCGCCGAACTGCTCGGCCGGGTCAAGCGGGCCGGCGCGGACCGGGCGTACGGCGTGTACGCGTTGACCGAACTCTTCCCGGCCGCCGCCGCGGAGGAGGCCGAGAAGGCGGCGTACGGCGGTGACGGCGACCTGGTCGGCGCGCCGTTGCCCGGCGTGGCGGCCCGGATCGACGACGCCGGCCAGGTGTGGCTGACCGGGCCGGGGCAGGCGGACCGGTATCTCGGCGAACCGCCGCTGACCGAGGTCGCCACCGGCGACGTCGGCCGCCTCGACGGCGGCCGGCTGGTGCTGGCCGGCCGCTGCAAGGACATGGTGCTGCGGGCGGCGGAGAACATCTACCCGGGGTTGTACGAGCCGGCGTTGCACGTGCCGGGGGTGGCGCTGGCGGTGCTGGTCGGGGTGCCCGCCGGGGACGGCGACGAGCAGCTCGTCGCGCTGGTGGAGCCGGAGGCCGGGGCCGATCCGGGCCAGCTGCGGACCGCGTTGCGTCCGGTGCTGGACCGGATGGGCGCGGCCCGGCCGGACCGGCTGGTGTTCGCCCGGGTGCCGCTGTCGGGGCGCTCCCGCAAGCCTGACCGGCGGGCGGCCGCGCTGCTCGTGGCGACGGAGACCCGCGATGGCTGA
- a CDS encoding cytochrome P450 — translation MAERGEPGPGQEHGRRAPGRGRRRDRRVYLVSHPVLFALLAGTRRTPVRRLGRTVLVHAPEPYADALRRVPLDRLAEGTTAGAAQRATGTGGFLFDEDGADHRQARRDAATVFSSDGVSRLRPVWLEVLRRRFAPLAGGAEVDVVDVVAELSGASTAALLAVAVPAHTLTAAARAAAMTAARSHLPGLRWPGGARRDRAATARAAAALAELLGVPAADAGRASMLAVASINTTMAAIPRAVAWCADDGLWPAADSAGSRAALVSELLRVTAPSPVLPRVAAGAAELAGTRVRAGDRLLLVARHAARAGAPRPDPADPVPAAVGQLVFGTGPHRCPGARLAQAQLDDVLAELAPYRPVVTGARVDRRSALPGWARLTLRATR, via the coding sequence ATGGCTGAGCGAGGCGAACCGGGCCCGGGTCAGGAGCACGGGCGGCGGGCTCCGGGCCGGGGGCGGCGCCGGGACCGGCGGGTGTACCTGGTCAGCCATCCGGTGCTGTTCGCCCTGCTGGCGGGGACCCGGCGGACCCCGGTGCGGCGACTCGGCCGGACCGTGCTGGTGCACGCCCCCGAGCCGTACGCCGACGCGTTGCGCCGGGTGCCGTTGGACCGGTTGGCCGAGGGCACCACCGCCGGCGCGGCGCAGCGGGCCACCGGGACCGGCGGGTTCCTGTTCGACGAGGACGGGGCCGACCACCGTCAGGCTCGGCGGGACGCGGCGACGGTGTTCAGCTCCGACGGGGTGTCCCGGCTGCGGCCGGTCTGGCTGGAGGTGCTGCGGCGACGGTTCGCGCCGCTGGCCGGCGGCGCCGAGGTCGACGTCGTCGACGTGGTGGCCGAACTCTCCGGGGCGAGCACGGCGGCGTTGCTGGCGGTGGCGGTGCCGGCGCACACATTGACGGCGGCCGCGCGGGCGGCGGCGATGACCGCCGCCCGCAGCCACCTGCCGGGACTGCGCTGGCCGGGCGGTGCCCGGCGGGACCGGGCGGCCACCGCGCGGGCCGCCGCCGCCCTGGCCGAGCTGCTCGGCGTACCGGCCGCTGACGCCGGGCGGGCGAGCATGTTGGCGGTGGCGTCGATCAACACCACGATGGCGGCGATTCCCCGTGCGGTCGCCTGGTGCGCCGACGACGGGTTGTGGCCGGCGGCGGATTCCGCCGGTTCGCGGGCGGCGCTGGTGTCCGAACTGCTGCGGGTGACGGCACCGAGCCCGGTGCTGCCCCGGGTGGCGGCCGGTGCCGCCGAGTTGGCCGGCACCCGGGTACGCGCCGGCGACCGGCTGCTGCTGGTGGCCCGGCACGCGGCTCGTGCCGGGGCACCGCGACCGGATCCGGCCGATCCGGTGCCGGCGGCGGTCGGGCAGTTGGTGTTCGGCACCGGTCCGCACCGGTGCCCGGGTGCCCGGCTGGCGCAGGCCCAGCTGGACGACGTGCTCGCCGAGTTGGCGCCGTACCGGCCGGTGGTGACCGGGGCGCGGGTGGACCGGCGTTCGGCGCTGCCGGGCTGGGCACGCCTCACGCTGCGGGCGACACGGTGA
- a CDS encoding NAD-dependent epimerase/dehydratase family protein has product MSGRLAGLRVAVTGASGFCGAAVARAAAAAGAEVVSVGRRPGPLGRHVPWDAGRELPDLRGVDAVLHLAAAVGDPAPGPAAEAAYHAVNVAGTVRLLTAAADRPVVWVSSASVYRPGGGRTPIREDDPTDGQRTVYGRTKAAGERLALAGGAVVLRPRAVYGAGDRQLLPRLLAAVRRGRVPLPGADVTMSMTAVENLADACLTALDWPAGPYNVADATPYSRDAVVTGVLAALGRPARPLRVPVPVAVGAAAVAGVAARLGVPGTGRLTRYAVEQLAYPTVLDLSRAFACGWRPRRTMPDFLTELTAEVTRGLPPHQRQHI; this is encoded by the coding sequence GTGAGCGGGCGGCTGGCCGGGTTGCGGGTCGCGGTGACCGGGGCGAGTGGCTTCTGCGGCGCGGCGGTGGCACGGGCGGCGGCTGCCGCGGGCGCCGAGGTGGTGTCGGTGGGTCGCCGGCCCGGCCCGCTCGGGCGGCACGTGCCGTGGGACGCCGGTCGGGAGCTGCCCGACCTGCGGGGCGTCGACGCGGTGCTGCACCTGGCGGCGGCGGTCGGCGACCCGGCTCCCGGTCCGGCGGCGGAGGCGGCGTACCACGCGGTGAACGTCGCCGGCACGGTCCGGCTGCTCACTGCGGCGGCCGACCGGCCGGTGGTCTGGGTGAGCAGTGCCAGCGTCTACCGACCGGGCGGTGGGCGGACACCGATCCGTGAGGACGACCCGACCGACGGTCAACGCACGGTGTACGGGCGGACCAAGGCCGCCGGGGAGCGGCTGGCGCTGGCCGGCGGTGCGGTGGTGCTGCGGCCACGGGCGGTGTACGGGGCCGGGGACCGGCAGCTGCTGCCCCGGCTGCTGGCGGCCGTCCGGCGGGGGCGGGTGCCGCTGCCCGGTGCCGACGTGACGATGAGCATGACCGCGGTGGAGAACCTGGCCGACGCCTGTCTGACGGCGCTCGACTGGCCGGCGGGGCCGTACAACGTCGCGGACGCGACGCCGTACTCGCGCGACGCGGTGGTGACCGGGGTGTTGGCGGCGCTGGGCCGGCCGGCCCGGCCGCTGCGGGTGCCGGTGCCGGTGGCGGTGGGCGCGGCGGCGGTGGCCGGGGTGGCCGCCCGGCTCGGCGTGCCGGGCACCGGCCGGTTGACCCGGTACGCGGTGGAGCAGCTGGCGTATCCGACGGTGCTGGACCTGTCCCGGGCGTTCGCCTGCGGTTGGCGGCCGCGCCGCACGATGCCGGATTTCCTGACCGAGCTCACGGCCGAGGTGACCCGAGGTCTGCCACCACATCAACGTCAGCACATATAG
- a CDS encoding SGNH/GDSL hydrolase family protein: MARRWVAGAAAICALVALACEAGDGGDPPGGTSPPAPPTGDLPSSMAALGDSITAGYGSCLVLTTCHRNSWSTGDGFRVESLYRRISDVNEEMSGQGHNFAVPGARAAALADQAASAVDVSAAYVTVLVGANDACRATPQEMTPVAAFRDDVDRALRVLRDGLPQAEILVLSIPDLYRLWELGHDEQRVVRVWDRGVCPSMLADAGSTDPAATQRRSSVRERVVAYNAELADACRAYGDRCRFDDGAVYSTEFTLDQLNPLDYFHPDADGQDVLAELAYAASGLAG, from the coding sequence ATGGCTCGACGATGGGTGGCTGGTGCCGCCGCGATCTGCGCGCTGGTGGCCCTTGCCTGCGAGGCCGGCGATGGTGGCGACCCACCCGGCGGGACGTCGCCGCCGGCACCGCCGACCGGCGACCTGCCGTCGTCGATGGCGGCGCTCGGCGACTCGATCACCGCCGGGTACGGCTCCTGCCTCGTGCTGACCACCTGCCATCGCAACTCGTGGTCCACAGGAGATGGTTTCCGGGTGGAGAGCCTGTACCGGCGGATCTCCGACGTCAACGAGGAGATGAGTGGGCAGGGGCACAACTTCGCCGTACCCGGTGCCCGGGCGGCGGCGCTGGCCGATCAGGCGGCGTCGGCGGTCGACGTGTCGGCGGCGTACGTGACGGTCCTGGTCGGCGCCAACGACGCCTGTCGGGCGACGCCGCAGGAGATGACCCCGGTGGCCGCGTTCCGCGACGACGTCGACCGGGCGCTGCGGGTGCTGCGTGACGGGCTGCCGCAGGCGGAGATCCTCGTCCTGAGCATTCCCGACCTCTACCGGCTCTGGGAGTTGGGCCACGACGAGCAACGGGTGGTGCGGGTCTGGGACCGGGGGGTGTGCCCGTCGATGCTGGCCGACGCCGGATCGACCGACCCGGCGGCGACGCAGCGACGTTCGTCGGTGCGCGAGCGGGTGGTGGCGTACAACGCCGAGTTGGCCGATGCCTGCCGGGCGTACGGCGACCGCTGCCGGTTCGACGACGGCGCCGTGTACAGCACCGAGTTCACCCTGGATCAGCTGAACCCGTTGGACTACTTCCACCCGGACGCCGACGGGCAGGACGTGCTGGCCGAGTTGGCGTACGCCGCCAGTGGCCTGGCCGGGTGA
- a CDS encoding peptidase M23, with protein sequence MTAFGATLRNRPGARLGLAFAVVCALGVVAAVESTEGSTAVDSANPPAQADLLRRADALDGASRAERADPAAGAAAAQPAVAATESAEPTAEATESAAAVDPDVAEEPAAPAEEPAPTIEPVAGMSQVQMDNATMIVDAGLTLQMPRRAMVIAVATAMQESTLLNRASEVLPESKNYPHQGTGWDHDSVGLFQQRTSTGWGAVADLMNPTYSATQFYLALQRVPGWQQLRLTEAAQAVQVSAYPEHYAQHETAAEAVVTEILAAR encoded by the coding sequence ATGACCGCCTTCGGCGCGACCCTGCGTAACCGCCCGGGGGCCCGCCTCGGGCTCGCCTTCGCCGTCGTCTGTGCCCTCGGCGTCGTGGCCGCCGTCGAGTCGACCGAAGGCTCCACCGCCGTCGACAGCGCGAACCCGCCGGCTCAGGCGGACCTGCTCCGGCGGGCCGACGCGCTCGACGGCGCCTCCCGTGCCGAGCGCGCCGACCCGGCCGCCGGTGCGGCCGCCGCCCAACCCGCCGTGGCGGCCACCGAGTCCGCGGAGCCCACCGCCGAGGCCACCGAGTCTGCGGCCGCCGTCGACCCGGACGTGGCCGAGGAACCGGCCGCTCCCGCCGAGGAACCGGCGCCCACCATCGAGCCGGTGGCCGGAATGTCCCAGGTGCAGATGGACAACGCCACGATGATCGTCGACGCCGGTCTGACCCTGCAGATGCCCCGTCGGGCGATGGTGATCGCGGTGGCCACCGCGATGCAGGAGTCCACCCTGCTCAACCGGGCCAGCGAGGTGCTGCCGGAATCCAAGAACTACCCGCACCAGGGCACCGGCTGGGACCACGACTCGGTCGGGCTGTTCCAGCAACGGACCAGCACCGGCTGGGGTGCGGTCGCCGATCTGATGAACCCCACCTACTCGGCGACCCAGTTCTACCTGGCCCTGCAGCGGGTGCCCGGCTGGCAACAACTGCGGCTGACCGAAGCCGCCCAGGCCGTGCAGGTCTCCGCCTACCCGGAGCACTACGCCCAGCACGAGACGGCTGCCGAGGCCGTGGTCACCGAGATCCTGGCGGCCCGCTGA